The sequence below is a genomic window from Chryseobacterium foetidum.
TTAGCCATGTTTTCAACTACCTGAACAGGATATCTTCCTACTGAAGTTTCACCTGAAAGCATTACTGCATCAGCGCCATCCAATACAGAATTGGCAACGTCATTCACCTCTGCTCTTGTTGGTGTAAGGCTGTTGATCATCGTTTCCATCATTTGGGTCGCAATGATTACCGGTTTTGAAAAGAATCTCGCTCTCTCAACAAGATTTTTCTGAATGGCCGGAACTTCTTCCATCGGAACTTCTACACCGAGGTCACCACGGGCAACCATTAATCCGTCACATTCCAATAAAATTTCGTCGATATTTTTTACACCTTCAGGCTTTTCAATCTTAGCAATAATTGGCGTTTTAAACTTACCGTTAGGGTGATTCGCAATCAATTGTTTTAAATCAATAATATCCTGAGCATGACGTACGAATGAAAGTGCGATCCAATCTACTTCCATATCCATCATAAAGTTGGCATCCTGAATATCTTTCTCCGTTAAAGCCGGAAGAGAAACATTGGTATTCGGAAGGTTTACCCCTTTTTTAGAACTTAAAGGTCCACCCTGAATCGTTTTTGCTTTTACAGTATCAATCTGGTTGGTCTCAAGAACTTCCAACATCAGTTTACCGTCATCGATCAGAATTCTTTCCCCGACTTTTACGTCCATCGGAAACTGCTGATACGTCATGTAAACTCTCGTAGAATCTCCTTCAATTTTTTCGTTGGTAAAGGTCAATACATCACCAGGGTTAAGGTAGGAACCTTCTTTTACCACCCCAACTCTCAGTTTCGGACCCTGAAGATCTCCAAGAATCCCAACTGAATATCCATATTCTGCATTAAGTTCTCTGATAATATTGATATTAGTTCGAACCAGGTCGTAATCTGCGTGTGAAAAATTTATTCTGAAAATATCAACACCTGCCTTCATCAATCCCAACATAACTTCTTTTGATGACGAAGCCGGTCCCAGGGTTGCAATAATTTTTGTCTTCTTTAAATACTTATTCATAATACTGTATTATTTGATAAAGTTCTTCTTCAGAACTCAATATATAATCCTGTATTGGAAATACAAGATTTTCAGGGAGCAAAATTACGGAAAAATCAGCATACTGTTCCGAACTGTGCAGAATATATTCCACATCGGGCTGATTATTTAATAAAAATTTAATGTTATCTTCTTCCGCAAAGAGTTCGGTCTGAATTTTTTTTTGCCTACTTTCAGATGATCTGTTTGAGATGAAAGTGTAGCATGTTTTTGTAAATTTGTGATATGCTTCAAAACGGGGAAAGCAGTAATCGTAGTAGGAACCGTGAAATACGAGATCCTTTATTCTGGAGAAACTAAGATGAGAATTCCGGTTGATTTTAAAGAAAAACTCATGATCGTGCATAGACTTTACCAACCTCACCAAACCAATGGTGATATCTTCGGATTCTATTTCATCAAAATCATAAAGTTTTTGTACTTCCAAGAATATTTTCCTTTTTGTTTAAAATATAAAATGCCCGCTGCGCTGCTTTCTCTTCGGCTTTCTTTTTTGAAGTTTCTGTGGCATTGGCAATTTTTTCATCACCAAAGCAAACATGACATCTGAAAACCACCGCCTTATTAGGCTGAATTTCTTCGCAGGTTTCGTATTTTATATTGAGTTTCTTCTTTTGAGCCCATTCTAAAAGAAGACCTTTATAGCTTACAATTTTATTTTCAAGCTTGATAATTTCTGATGGCGTTAAAAGTCTTTCCAATACAATTCTTTTGCAGGTATCATACTGAAAATCAAGATAAACCGCACCCACCAAAGCTTCAAACAAATTTCCGCAGATATTTTCTCCTAAAGCCATTACAACGCTTTGCTTTTGCAGCAAATGCGTAAGTTTCAGGTCTTCTCCCAGCTTGTTAAGGTTCTTACGGTTAACGATTTTAGATTTCATCTGCGTAAGATATCCTTCATTGGCCTGAGGATAGGTTTGAAATAAATGACACGAAATTATGGTTCCCAAAACAGAATCACCTAAAAACTCGAGTCTTTCGTAGTTTCTTTCACCGTTTTTGGAAGAACTTTTCAGCGAAAAAGCCTCACGGTAAAGGTCAACATTATTTACCTCAGCACCTAAAATTTTGTATAATTCTGTACTGAGGAAAAAGTCTCTCTCGGTGAGTTTTCTTTTTCTTTGTTTGAGTAGGAATTTAGAAAAATATTTCTGTAACTCCATCAGTAAATTTAGATTTTCTTAAAAAGAACGCAAGCGTTGTGACCACCGAATCCGAAGGTATTGCTCATGGCAACCTTCACATCTTTCTTCGCAGCTTCGTTAAAAGTAAAGTTCAGTCTGCTGTCAATTCTTTCATCATCTGTAAAATGATTAATCGTAGGTGGAACAATACCGTGAATGATAGTTCCCAAAGCAGCGATCGCTTCAATAACACCCGCTGCACCCAAAAGGTGACCGGTCATAGATTTTGTAGAATTGATCTGAATGTCGTAGGCATGCTCGCCCAGTAATCTTGAAATCGCATTGGATTCTGCAACATCTCCTAATGGAGTAGACGTCCCATGCATATTGATGTGATCTACTTCATCAGCAGTTAATCCTGCATCTTCCAGACAATTTTTCATTACAAGATAAGCTCCCAGACCTTCAGGATGTGGTGCAGTCATGTGATGTGCATCAGCACTCATACCTCCACCCAGTAATTCTGCATAAATTGTTGCTCCACGCTTCACCGCATGCTCATATTCTTCAAGAATAATACATCCCGCGCCCTCACCTAAAACAAAACCATCTCTGTCTTTGTCAAAAGGTCTTGAAGCCGTTGTAGGATCTTCATTTCTTGTAGAAAGTGCCATCATGGCATTAAAGCCTCCCACTCCACTTGCTGTAACTGCAGCTTCAGAACCTCCGCACACGATTACATCTGCTTTTCCTAACTGGATCAGCATTTTAGAATCGATTAATGCATTGGCAGAAGAAGCACAAGCTGAAACCGTAGTATAATTGGGACCGTGGAAACCATATTCAATAGAAATATGTCCCGGTGTGATGTCCGCAATCATTTTAGGAATAAAAAAAGGATTAAATCTTGGAATATCTGTATTTGCCCAGCCCAGAACTTCTGTTTCAAAAGTTTCAAGACCGCCAATACCGGAACCCCAGATTACCCCAACTCTTAGTTTATCTACGTTGTCTTCAATAATTCTTGAATGCGCTACAGCTTCTCTTGCTGCAACCATCCCGAACTGAGTGTTTCTATCCATTTTTTTAGCTTCCTTCTTATCGAAGTGGTCTAAAGGATCGAAGTTTTTTACCTCGCAGGCAAATTTTGTTTTAAAATTTGTGGCATCAAAAAGAGTAATCGGAGCGGCACCGCTCTCACCTTTTACAAGATTTTCCCAGTATTCCTGTGCATTATTCCCGATAGGCGTTAATGCTCCGAACCCTGTTACAACTACTCTTTTTAATTCCATAAATTTTCTTTAAAGTTCTTTGTTGAAGAATATTATTTATTTACTACTTCTTCGATATAAGCGATAGCGTGACCTACAGTAGTAATTTTCTCAGCCTGATCATCAGGGATTTGAATATTAAATTCTTTTTCAAACTCCATGATTAACTCAACTGTATCTAGTGAGTCTGCTCCTAAATCGTTTGTGAAGCTAGCCTCAGGAGTCACTTCTGTTTCTTCAACGTCAAGCTTATCAGCGATGATAGCTTTTACTCTTGATGCAATGTCTGACATAGTAAATATTTTTTTTATTGTTAGATGGTGCAAATATATAAAATTCTTTAGGATAAAACATTTTTTTAGTCTTTTTTGTCGGTAGACTATGGTTATTTTATGACGATGGGTTTTAGTGTTTTCTTAATCAGGGGATTAGAATATTATTATTTTATGGCAATATAAAATTGAGGTATAGTTTTAAAGCAACAAAATATTACACCTTCTTTTCATTTCCATTTTTTGTTAAGTAAAGAATTCGAGCTTTTCTTATTAAAATGATTAATACCAAAATAATTTCAAATTAATTCATTAAATATGGATTCCCGTATTTTTTATTGAAAATTCAATAGTAGCTTTACACATTGTATTGATTATGTTTTTTTCATTGTATTTAAGATTGTAATTTTGCACACGAAATATTTGTATTTTCTAAAAAATAGTTATATTAAAAACTTTTTTTGTTTGAAAGGAAAACAACAAAAATTATTTGGCTAGTGTTATGAATAGTGATGCAAAATTGAAAGCAATAGATTTCTTTTGTTCTGGCGGAGGAATGAGTTATGGAATGCAAGATGCAGGAATACAAATACTTGCAGGGATTGATTTTGATGAAAATTGTAAGGAGACATACGAAGCAAATATAAATGGTGCAGAATTTATTCACGCTGATGTATTTGATTTGAAAGAAAAGGAATTACAAAAGAAATTATCTTTAAAAAAAAATGATGATGAACTTATTATGATAGGATGTAGTCCTTGTCAGTTTTGGAGTATTATTAATACAAATAAAACAAAGTCGTCAAAATCAAAAAATCTTTTAGTAGAGTTTTCTCGGTTTGTTAAATATTTTCGACCAGGTTATGTAGTAGTTGAAAATGTACCAGGTGTTTTGAGAAGAAAAGATGAAAGTGGTTTAAATGAATTTATAGAATGGCTTAAAAATAACGGTTATGCAAATCCCCATTTTAAAATTCATAATGTAAATGACTTTGGAGTTCCTCAGAGTCGAAAGAGATTTACTCTGATAGCTACTCGTATTTCGGATGAAGAAATAAAGCCTTTAGAATTAGAAGGAAAAAAAACAGTTGTAAAAGATGTTTTAGGTATCGATAAAGGTTTTCCTAAAATTGAACCTGGACATAGGGATAAATCAGAATTCCTTCATACGACTTCTAATCTTAGTAACATTAATAAAACAAGACTTACAAAAGTAGAAAAAGACGGTGGGAACAGACTTGGATTTGCAAACGATCCAGAATTACAGCTAAAATGTTTTGAAGGAAAAGACGACTCTTTCAAAGACACATTTGGGAGATTATGGTGGAATAAACCTGCACCAACAATTACAACAAAATTTTTTAGTATTTCTAATGGTAGATTTGTGCATCCAGAAGAAGATCGTGCATTGTCAATTAGAGAAGGTGCGACATTGCAATCTTTTCCATTAGCATATAAATTTAAAGGAACAAGCATTGCAAATATTGCTAGAATGATTGGCAATGCAGTGCCTCCAAAATATGCAACCTCAATAGCAAAAGCTATAATTAAAAATCACACAAATGGCTAATTTTAGAGCAAAAGCGAGAGCAATTGAACTTCTCGGTAAAGGTCAAATTGCCGATTTACCGACAGCAATTTCTGAATTATGGAAAAATGGTTATGATGCTTATGCTAAAAATTTAGAGTGTAAATTATACCTTGATTCCTATAAAGATAATCATAAACCAATTTTTGTTTTAAGTGATAATGGATTTGGTATGTCTGAAGAAGACATATTAAATAAATGGTTTGTTTTAGGAACCGATTCAAAAGCAAGAAACCAAAAAATTCAACCAGAATTTGATTTAAAAAGAAGAACTCCCATGGGTGAAAAAGGAATAGGTCGTTTGTCTGTTTCTTATCTCGG
It includes:
- the pyk gene encoding pyruvate kinase produces the protein MNKYLKKTKIIATLGPASSSKEVMLGLMKAGVDIFRINFSHADYDLVRTNINIIRELNAEYGYSVGILGDLQGPKLRVGVVKEGSYLNPGDVLTFTNEKIEGDSTRVYMTYQQFPMDVKVGERILIDDGKLMLEVLETNQIDTVKAKTIQGGPLSSKKGVNLPNTNVSLPALTEKDIQDANFMMDMEVDWIALSFVRHAQDIIDLKQLIANHPNGKFKTPIIAKIEKPEGVKNIDEILLECDGLMVARGDLGVEVPMEEVPAIQKNLVERARFFSKPVIIATQMMETMINSLTPTRAEVNDVANSVLDGADAVMLSGETSVGRYPVQVVENMAKIVKNIEMTHFYQHKNEPIEKDYNCIDERFITNRVCLAAVRIAKTTNVSAIVTLTNSGYTAFQLSAHRPNSHIIVYSGNRRVINMLNLLWGVRAYYYDMNKPTDETIIQVNMLTHNYGYIESGDFVININATPSFEGGKTNTLRLTTI
- a CDS encoding IPExxxVDY family protein: MEVQKLYDFDEIESEDITIGLVRLVKSMHDHEFFFKINRNSHLSFSRIKDLVFHGSYYDYCFPRFEAYHKFTKTCYTFISNRSSESRQKKIQTELFAEEDNIKFLLNNQPDVEYILHSSEQYADFSVILLPENLVFPIQDYILSSEEELYQIIQYYE
- the rnc gene encoding ribonuclease III, whose amino-acid sequence is MELQKYFSKFLLKQRKRKLTERDFFLSTELYKILGAEVNNVDLYREAFSLKSSSKNGERNYERLEFLGDSVLGTIISCHLFQTYPQANEGYLTQMKSKIVNRKNLNKLGEDLKLTHLLQKQSVVMALGENICGNLFEALVGAVYLDFQYDTCKRIVLERLLTPSEIIKLENKIVSYKGLLLEWAQKKKLNIKYETCEEIQPNKAVVFRCHVCFGDEKIANATETSKKKAEEKAAQRAFYILNKKENILGSTKTL
- the fabF gene encoding beta-ketoacyl-ACP synthase II, with protein sequence MELKRVVVTGFGALTPIGNNAQEYWENLVKGESGAAPITLFDATNFKTKFACEVKNFDPLDHFDKKEAKKMDRNTQFGMVAAREAVAHSRIIEDNVDKLRVGVIWGSGIGGLETFETEVLGWANTDIPRFNPFFIPKMIADITPGHISIEYGFHGPNYTTVSACASSANALIDSKMLIQLGKADVIVCGGSEAAVTASGVGGFNAMMALSTRNEDPTTASRPFDKDRDGFVLGEGAGCIILEEYEHAVKRGATIYAELLGGGMSADAHHMTAPHPEGLGAYLVMKNCLEDAGLTADEVDHINMHGTSTPLGDVAESNAISRLLGEHAYDIQINSTKSMTGHLLGAAGVIEAIAALGTIIHGIVPPTINHFTDDERIDSRLNFTFNEAAKKDVKVAMSNTFGFGGHNACVLFKKI
- a CDS encoding acyl carrier protein; translation: MSDIASRVKAIIADKLDVEETEVTPEASFTNDLGADSLDTVELIMEFEKEFNIQIPDDQAEKITTVGHAIAYIEEVVNK
- a CDS encoding DNA cytosine methyltransferase → MKAIDFFCSGGGMSYGMQDAGIQILAGIDFDENCKETYEANINGAEFIHADVFDLKEKELQKKLSLKKNDDELIMIGCSPCQFWSIINTNKTKSSKSKNLLVEFSRFVKYFRPGYVVVENVPGVLRRKDESGLNEFIEWLKNNGYANPHFKIHNVNDFGVPQSRKRFTLIATRISDEEIKPLELEGKKTVVKDVLGIDKGFPKIEPGHRDKSEFLHTTSNLSNINKTRLTKVEKDGGNRLGFANDPELQLKCFEGKDDSFKDTFGRLWWNKPAPTITTKFFSISNGRFVHPEEDRALSIREGATLQSFPLAYKFKGTSIANIARMIGNAVPPKYATSIAKAIIKNHTNG